TCAGCTGATCATAGAAATGATGTTTGTCATCATGTTGTCTCATAACAAGATGTGTATAAATAGAAACACGCCATAAACAAAGCTGTACTTTGACCTTATTACATGATATATTTGGATGACACATTAAATAGTGCAATTTTACCAGTAACCAGAACACAGCTGCAATTAGTCATATTTTTAGATATTCATATTCATTGCTCCTCGTGACACCAACTGGAAAAATTATCAAAGGAATAATCCCCACTCTACTTTTAGGGTTTGTAAACATATTGTACAGTTTATCACTGTCaagataattaaaaaggatgctaaacaaaacaaaaaatcaggACAAGCGTTAACAGTACAGGAATTGGTCACCACTAGGGGGCACTGGTGTTTTCATCTGGACCTGGAAGGGGTgtggggtgtgaagtgccttctgcatttagagagaccaaaacgagttgctctcattCAAAGCTCAGAACGGGTAAAAGAGAGCAATGAGGAATTCAGAGTAAAGCATTgaagttccactttatatggaccacatctgaatgatttcaatgtgaacaGGAAGGTATTAGAAAGTATGTTGTATGTAAGATACAGGTTGAAGATAAAACAATATGAGCTTAGCCTTTAAAGAGGTGCTGAGACAACGTACACTACTGCTTGTGCATTCTAATATCACTTTAAACAAATATGCCAAAAGTAAATGTTCCTAATCAGGTTATTTTTAcagttccttgcaaaagtatccacCCCAGTAACCTCCCCTCAATTTTTTCACATGTGGCAACCATAAACTTGtataaacaatgtattttatcGGGATTTGACAAAGTTTGATATCAGACAAAGACGCAGCAACCTGAATAAATCTAAATGCAAATttcaaattattaattttttttatacaaaaggTTATCCAAACTAATTTGGCCAGTGAGGGGAAAAAGTAATTTCTTgttaaacctaataactggatTTGCCGCCCTCAGCAGCAATAACTACCATCAAGTGCTATTGAAATCTCTGAGACTGCCGATTTACTGCCGATTTACAGTCATgcgaaaaaaaatttaatctggactttgactaaaCCACTTCAAGACCTACAGCACCATGTTTTGACTTTGTATATGAGCTTTTTCTGAAATTCTGTTAAGTTTTACGCAATACACACCTTCCAAGAAATTCCACATTTGTCTGACTGGTcaagaaatacattttcctaCATTTCCAGGGGAGTCTGATTTTTCTTACAGTAAATGTTGTATGGGTCTTTGTGTTGATGTTATTTCTACCATTGAAGCCATTTTTGCCCACtctctttcttatttttaaatcattaactCTGACTTTAACTGAACGCAGCGTCAAAGGGGGTAGAGTGTCTTGTGAGTTATTTTGAGCCGCTTCCAAGCCCAGATAAATGCAGAGGGTTGCATCTGGCAACGCCGTAAAACTTTAGCCAAATTTACCATGCGAAGCAATAACAGGATCCTCATACCGGATCGGTTGGGGCGCGGTTTACAACCGACCACCACTGGTACTGGTGACAGAACGGGTACCAGTAGAAATTGGACAGTGTTGGTtagcaaagaagaagaggacAACATAGAGAGAGATGAGGAAAGGCAAGAGTCTAGGACAGAGAGTATTAGGAACTATGACAGGAGACACTAGAGAGTTGGCTGACATGATGCAGTGGTAAGAGCACACAGGTGGATTACATCTTGTGCAGACGAGGTAACCTGAAGGAATTCAGTGACTACATGGATGTGGTTGGTGGTGTGCAGAATGACTgacagagaggaagatggaAAACTACAGCTAATGCTACCAGGGAGGCAGGTAGGAGAGTACTTGGTGTGTCTTCTGGAAGGAAAGTTGACAGGGAAACTTGGTGGTGGAATAAGGACGTATAGGAGTGTGTTTTTAGAAAGCGATGAGCTAAGCAGAACAAGTTGGACACTGAGGATTGAAGAGAGTCACCGGGAGTACAAAGCGATGCAGCATAAAGTAAACATAGAGGTAGCTAAGGCCAGACAAAGAGCATACAATGACCTGAATGACAGGTTGGACAGtaaggagggagagaaggatTTATACAGGCTGGCGAGGCACAGAAAGAGATGGGAAGGATGTCCAGCAGGTTAGGCTGGTTAGGGATCAATAGGGACGTCTACTGACAGGTGCAACAAGTGTGATGGGAAGATTGAAGGAGTGCTTTGAAGAGTTGATGAACACTtaaaatgagagagaacaaagacCAATTCTCAATAATGTGCAGAGTTGTAgcaactacagaggaataaTGTCAATGCGTCACACAATGAAGTTATGGGAAAGAGTAGTGGAAAGCTGGACTGAGGCCAGAAGTGAGCATCTATGACCAGCATTGTGTTTTCATGCCAAGAAAAAGTCCTAAAGATGTGGTATTTTCTTTGAGAATGTTGATGGAGAAGTACAGAGAGGGTCAGAGGGAGctgtattgtgtttttgtagatcTAGAGAAAGCGTATGACAGAGTGCAGAAAGAGGAGCTGTGGTATTGTTTGAGGAAGTCTGGAGAAGCAGGGAAGTATGTTAGTGGTGTAGGACATGTATGAGAGCTgtaagacagtggtgaggtgtgctgtaggtgTGAAAGAGGAGTTCAAGGTGGAAGTAGGAAGGCATTAAGGATCATTTCTGGGCCCCTTCTTGTTTACTGTGGTGATGGACAGCTTGACAGATGCCCTGAAACTGAGAGGAATGAAAGTTAGCCATAGCAAGACAGAATAGATCTGTGACCTCCTGGGGTTTATCTGGTCTATTCCCACATTTCTTTAGGTCAGGGCattatgtgttgctttttgggaTATTTTAgactacttcatgttgtcaaacaggttctatttaagtcATTTCTTGATTCTTCAAATCTGGCAGTGAAGCATGGGAGTGGTTAGTGAAACTGAGCATTccaaaaagtggtgattcaaaGTTAACTCCTTATTTAACAGGGTGGGGTGGTGGGGCGggtatttctttttcacccagGGCCTGGATGGTTTTGATAGCCTTTTCCCTTCGTaaaagaaaactgtattttaaaatgtcctgttttAATGACTCAGGTTAGGTGGTCAAACATGAAAATGCTACATGGtctgaaacatttaactgtAACCAGAAAAAAGCCCAAACAGATTAGTCTTTCAAAGAACAGCATGTCttcataaaccaacacaaaatgaaaaattaccacactttgttttcaaaatttaaaGTGTGCCGTGCATTTATATTACTGTTTTACTCTTGAAGCCCCGAACTAATGGTGAGTAATTTAATTGGTGTAAAtcctgctgctctgtgaagacctcagacATATcatagagaacattagtgaaaaaCCAGCATCAcagagaccaaggaacacatcaGATAGGTCAGAAAGAACcttgttgaaaagttaaaagtgggatttaattaaaaatatttctaactCTGACAACGCCCATAGTGAAATACCCACCTCAGCTTTTTTCACCCAAGTCGGAGAAGCTGACTTGGGTGAAAAGGTAGATAGATAGAGCTTAATAAAGTTATAGAGGAAACGTGTTGGACACTCCCCTCGCAGCAGGACAGTGGCTTTGAAATGCAGCCAGAAATACAATAGATTGGATTAGATCAAACCAAACCACATTCTTAAGTTAGAATggccttgtcaaagtccatACCTAACCTATCAAATTGTGGTAAAACTGAAAAGTTGCTGTTCACAGATACTTTAGATGGACTGAgcttttttgcaaagaagaatgaccAAAAATATGACTAGATATGCAAACTGGTGGAGACTACcccaaagacctgcagctgtaattccAGTAAAGGATGATTCTACAAAGTATAGACTCAGGCGGACTGAAATGAGCATCACactcttctctcccttttcttttACTTGGCAATCAagcactactttatgttggtttaTGACagaaaaatccccccaaaatacattgaagaTTATGGTTctaacctgacaaaatgtggaacagTTCGAGGGGCATGAAGACTTTTGCGCGGCAGAAGAGTAAATGTATATGtgagattttaaaacattgcatactgtgttttctgtttagcACCAATAATGGGAGTCTGCGGCCTCTAGTCTTTTTGAGCATCAGCAGCCACCCAGCGCAGGAATGATTTACCTGGCTCACACGGCACACCTGCAGTTCCTGGGACTTGTCTTCGGGTTCCTGGCATGGCTCTTCATCCTGACGACAATCGGCATCAACGAGTGGCGGCTCTGGTACGTGGACGACGTGTCCGTCATCAACTCGGGCGTGGCCTGGGTGGGAATCTGGAGGGCGTGCTTTTACAGCCACGTCCTTCCAGAGACTGAGAACTGTCGGAGCATCAGCATCTCGGACAGCTTCCTCCCGCCCGAGATCCCCTTGGCTCAGGTCCTGATGATGCTGGCGGTGATCTCTGGCCTGTTGGGGAACATCGGCGCTGCGGTGGCCGTGAGGATGGCCTACTTCTCGGTGGAACACCGCAGGAACATGAGGATGGGTTTTGTGCTGGCTGGGGCTCTGTATTTGGTCACAGCAGCGTTCTCCTTGGTGCCTCTGCTGTGGAACATGAGCTCTGTTCTGAAGAACAACACCATAGACTTTCCTCCGGAGTTCAacctccctgctgctcctgtcCGGCAGAGCGTCGGAGCGGCAATTGGAATTGGCATCTTTTCTTCCATCCTAATGATTGTAAGTGGGGCGATCTTCCTCTGCTACACGTATTCGCTGCAGTCCCCAGAGCAAACCCCGGACCCCCTCAATGGTCCCTGGACAGTAACAACACTGCAGAAGACGTCTGAGCTGCCAAATGGAGACAGCCGAGGGATGGATAATCAGGGGTTCCACGCTGAAGAAATCTCATGATGGGCCTACATCCTTTTGgttgcagaaacaaaaacttGTGATTCAAGAATCTTTCTGCACAACGTAGTCTTATATGTTAAAGACCGAAACCTTCCTTCAGCACGACAGTTGCCAGTCTCAGAACCGCCGTCTGAATAAACTCCAAAAAGACAATAGCAGCAAGCACACTGATGAATGTCAGAATTTGTGCCACATACTTTAACGTTATCTCTTTTTAGTTTGGCGTGGCTGTTTGATTCCTGTGGTCTTCTTCTGTTCACCTGACCTATCAAGGTGTTGTTTGTTGAAGACCTGGTCTGGCCTGCTGTAGTGTCTGGCACCAACCTGGTTGGTAAGATTAAAGATTATTTGAGCCCAGTAAGAAGCAAGACGAGGCTTCCATGGATCCAGTTTATTTATGAAGTACATCAAATTTACAATGTCTTTCAAACGCATTTGTATCCTGTGAACCCTcatgggtttatttttttttttaccctaaaactacaaacttcaatgtatttcattgatCTATCTGATGGCATAAATCTAGATGTTctgtcagagaacattagtaaacaaaTTGCATCTTGAAGACcaacaaacacagcagacagaaaaccatagagaagtttaaagcagagataaacccaagctttgaacatttcatgGAGCACTGTTAAGTCCATGTGTTCGGTCCATTGGTCAGCTGCAAACACATGGTCGTGCACATGGCAGCACCGTGCTGTCAGGATGCTTTAATTCAACAGGGCCGGTCAAAGTTGTTCATATTTGACAGGAAGGTGAATGGCCCCAGAGGACAgttaaaagctgcaaaagacttgagactgtcATGATGGCTCACCCTGTAGCTCAACCAGAAACATACAGCTAGATCTACAATGtaatggtttaaatcaaagcctGTTTCACATCCTAaagcggcctagtcaaagttcggGCCTGAATCAATAGGATAATTTGTGGCAAACATGAAAACTGAGGTTCACAGGGTCTCTCCCTTCAGTGTGACTAAAGGAGCCATTTTGCAAGCAGGAATGAGCATAATATAATTC
The Fundulus heteroclitus isolate FHET01 chromosome 9, MU-UCD_Fhet_4.1, whole genome shotgun sequence genome window above contains:
- the cldn34a gene encoding claudin-34, encoding MIYLAHTAHLQFLGLVFGFLAWLFILTTIGINEWRLWYVDDVSVINSGVAWVGIWRACFYSHVLPETENCRSISISDSFLPPEIPLAQVLMMLAVISGLLGNIGAAVAVRMAYFSVEHRRNMRMGFVLAGALYLVTAAFSLVPLLWNMSSVLKNNTIDFPPEFNLPAAPVRQSVGAAIGIGIFSSILMIVSGAIFLCYTYSLQSPEQTPDPLNGPWTVTTLQKTSELPNGDSRGMDNQGFHAEEIS